Part of the Corynebacterium efficiens YS-314 genome is shown below.
GGTGAGAGTTTTCGAAATCATGTTCGAATAGTGTTCGAATAAGGGGCTCGGCGTCCCGACCGTGACCTAGGGTGGAATAGAACAAATGATCTAACATGGTCACCGCAGGGGGTACCACCATGACCACCGTCACCACCGACACGACACCGTACTACTACACCGTCAACAACCCCACCGACCCCATGGCCGTCCACATGACCACCATCCGCCAGACGGACTACCTGGCCTGGGAACAGATCCTCCCCGATGAGGACGCCGACTTCGAACACACCGTGGCCACACTGTCCATCTCCACCGGCCTGACCCGCAACCGCGTCACCCAGATCATCCTGGCCCTCTACCAACTCCGGGACCTACCCGGCCTCCATGCCCTCCAGCATGACCTGTTCCACCTCGACACCCAACGCCTGATTGCCATCTGCAACGCCCTGTTCGGTCTCAACCCCGACCACCTGGCCACAGTCGATGACCATCTCACCGACTACCTCACCCCGACCACACCCAATCAGGTCCTGCCCTCCGCCCGGGCCATCTCCAACAAGATCGCGGCCATCCGGGACATGCTCGATGATCCCCGGGCGACCAACACCACCCCGGGCACCAAGGAGGTCCACATCTCGCCCAACCCCGATGGCACCACCGATCTCCAGGCCACCCTCGACCCGGTTGATGCCACACTCATCGACGACGCCATCCGTAACCACGCCAACGCCACCGGGAAGACCGCCGCCGAGGCCCTCGTGGACCTCATCCTCGGCAAGGCCACCGTCACGGTGGATCTGCATCTCTACACCGCCTCCGATCTCGCCGATGCCCCGGTGTGGGCCGGTGGGATCGGCTGGCTTGATTCCTGCACCGGGGAGAAATGGACCGCCCGGGCCACCCGGACCCATGACATGGACAAAGCCAGGGATAAACACCTCAACGGTCATGATCCGTGTCATGCCCTCAAGGCTGCGGTGAAGGGACGCGACGGAACCTGCCGGTTCCCGGGATGCACCGCCAAGGCGATCAACTGCGACTGCGATCACCGCGTCAACCACGAGGATGGCGGTGGTACCTGCGTGCACAACCTGTGCAGCCTGTGCCGACACCACCACAACGACAAGACCAACGGCCGGATCACCTACTTCATGGACCCGATCACCGGGATCGTCATCTGGCTCCTTGCTGATGGCACCTGGGCGGTGACCGTCCCGGAGGGGCCATTGACACCGACGGGGGCGAGATGGGCGCAGACGGTCTCACAGTACCGCACCAAACACCGTCAGCGCTGGGCGGCGGCTGCGAAAGCGGAAGCCACCGAAGAGACGACCCAGACGACAGGAGGCCAGGATGATGAACCACCGTTCTAGTCCCCAGGCTGGACAAGAGCATTACCCGATGTGGATCGGGTCCATCTGCACACGCAGCGGCAGGTCATTCTTGCGGGCCGCCCGCGCCACCTGTGCCGAGCGCAGTGCCCTGCCCAGTTCGGAGCGTGGCCCCAGCGGGGTCCGGATGAGCATGCGCTGCGGGGGCCCGAAACGCGCCTCATCATATTCACCGGGTAGCGTGACCCCCGGGGGAAGATCCACCGGCCCGAGCACCTCGGCATGGGCGGGCAGTTCCACCAGTTCCACGAAACTGTCGAGCGCCGCGGCGGCACCGTCGATGGCCGCCATGTGGACAGCTGGCGGGAACCTGACCTCCCGGCGCGAGGCGAGCTCGGAGGCGGCTGCCCCCACCATGTCCCACCGGATCAGGGACTGCACCACCGCGAGGGAGGGATCCGCCACCACCACGACATGACCGCCGTGGATATGGGAATGCACCAGTGTGGCCGCCGCCGCCCACTTCTGCAGGGTGTCCTCCGTCGCGCGGAGATCCTGCCTGCCCATCAGGGCCCAGGTGTCCAGCAGCAGGCAGGCACCATAGGCCCCACGGGAAGTGTCCCCGCTGTAGCAGTCCACACCCGTGTGCACCGCCGGTTCCGCACCGGGTGTGGACACCACGATGCAGGCCCGGTAGTCGATGTGGTCGACCACGCGGTTTCCACCCGAGGTGATGATACGGGTGGAGGGGAAGGCACGCCCGAGTTCCTCCGCGGTACGTTCCGCACCCAACACCACCGCACGCAGCTTCGGTGACCCACACGCCTGGCAACGGAAACGGGTGTCGGGGCGACCACACCAGCGGCAGGTGGGCACAGCGGCCTGGTGCTGATCCGACTGGGGCAGGCCGACGGGGCCGTTACAGTGGCGGCACCGCGCGGGGGTCCGGCAGTTCCCGCAGGCCAGGGTGGGCACATAACCCTTGCGGGGAACCTGGATGAGGACCGGTTCATTGCGGCTGAGGGTATCCCGGACGGCCCGGAACGCCAGGCCCGGGAGACGGGCGGAACGGGCCAACGGATCACGTTCGAGTTCGAAATCGGAGTCGCCGACGGCCTGGATCCGGGGCATGCGGGTGCGGATGGTCTCCCGCGGTGCGACCAGGTCATGTGCCCACCCGGCTTCCACCAGCAGCTGGGTTTCCGCGGTGCGGGTGTGCCCACCGATGATCAGCGAACTCCCCTCCAGCGCGGAACGGGTGGTTAAAACCTCACGGGCGTGGACATACGGGGCGCGCGGATCCACCAGGTTGTCATCACCATCGCCCAGGATCACCGTGAGTTTGAGATCCGCGACCGGGGCGAACGCGGCGCTACGTGTTCCGACCACGAGACGGCCCTGCCCGCTGAGCACCGACAGGAACCGGCGGTACCGGGCCTGTGGCCCGAGCCCCGAGTTGAGCACCGTCACCTGTTTCGCGGCGACGAGGGCGCGCAGTGCCGCCTCAAGCTTGTCGACGTCCCGCTGATCCGGCACCACGATCAGGGCACCGCCACCGTCCTTGACCACCTTGACCGCCAGTGAGGCCACCGCAAGAGCCCAGTCATCACCGGGGGCGATCTGCCAGGCCGCGCGGGCCGTGGTCCCGGCGAGCACGGCGTCGACGAAGGACTGCCCGTACTGATAGGCGGACCAGGAGGACAGATCGGGTTCCGTCACCGCACCCAGGTCATGCCAGGGGGTGGAGATGTCTGAGTCCTCAGCGCCGGCGTGGCGGGTGGGGATGGCGGAGCGGATGAGATCGGACCGGACCCCACCGTATCTGTCGGTGAGGGATTCGATGAGGCGGGCGGTCTGTTCCGGGTAGACCACCACCGGTGAGATCACCCGGTCGAGCCAGGCCAGTTCGCCTGCGTGATCGGTATGACCGGTGCGGTCGATGAGGATGGCGTCGACAAGCCTGCCGCCGAAGCGGATGCGCACCCGCACGCCGGGTCGGGCGTCCTCATGCTGGTCGGCGGAGATCCGGTAGTCGAACAGCCGGTCCAGGTGTGGCAGGCCCAGAAGAGGCAGAACCCGCGCCACCGGTACTTCTGGAGCGGGGACGCGGGGATTGGCCATGGTTCGAAGATACTATAGTGGCCTCTACTTCAGGCCGAGCGCCTCACGGAGTCGACCGGTGCGGTTGGTGGCCTCCCAGGGCAGATCCAGGTCGGTGCGACCGAAGTGACCATAGGCCGCGGTCTGGGCATAGATCGGACGCAGCAGGTCCAGTTCACGGATGATGGCAGCCGGGCGCAGATCGAACACCTGGCTGACCGCTGCCTGGATCTGCTCATCGGTCAGACCCTCCCGGGCGGTGTCGAAGGTCTCCACGTACAGCCCCACCGGCTTGGCGCGGCCGATGGCGTAGGCGACCTGGACCTCCGCCCGGTCGGCGAGGCCTGCAGCCACGATGTTCTTGGCCACCCAGCGCATGGCGTAGGCGGCGGAACGGTCCACCTTTGAGGGGTCCTTGCCGGAGAAGGCTCCACCACCGTGGCGGGCCATGCCGCCATAGGTGTCCACGATGATCTTGCGGCCGGTCAGACCGGCATCACCCATGGGGCCGCCCAGGATGAAGGACCCCGACGGGTTGATTAGAACGGTGATCTCCCCGGTGGCCAGGTGCTCGAGACCGGCGTCCCGGATCACCCAGTCGATGACGTGTTCACGCAGCTGTACCTCCAGCCAGGCGCTGTCGACCTCCGGATCGTGCTGGGTGGAGATGACCACGGTGTCCAGGTGGGAGGGGTTGTCATCGGCATCGTAGGCGAAGGTGACCTGGGTCTTGCCGTCGGGACGCAGGTGCGGGACGATGCCCTCCTTGCGGACCTGGGTCAACCGGCGTGCCAGACGGTGTGCCACGGCGATCGGCAGGGGCATGAACTCCGGGGTCTCATTGGTGGCATAACCGAACATCAGGCCCTGGTCACCCGCACCGGCGCGGTCATCCTCCTCGAAGTGGCCGTCGCCCCGGGCCTCCTGGGAGGTGTCCACGCCATCGGCGATCTCCTGGGACTGCTCACCGATGGAGACGGAGACACCGCAGGTGCGGCCGTCGAAACCGACATCGGAGGAGGTGAAGCCGATCTCGATGAGTTTCCGGCGCACCAGCTGTGGGATCTCCACATAGCCACTGGTCCGGACCTCGCCCACCACATGGACGATACCGGTGGTGACCACGGTCTCGACGGCGACACGGGACAGGGGGTCCGCGGTCAGCAGGGCATCGAGGATGGTGTCTGAGATCGCATCGCAGATCTTGTCCGGGTGTCCTTCCGTCACTGACTCACTGGTGAACAAACGAACTGCGGTTGGCTGGGACACTGAAACCCTTCTTTCAGGAGATGAACACTGTGGTTCGTGGAAATGCTCTCCCTAATGTAGACCAAGCTGTCTAATTTTTGCAATTGCAGTGGTCTGTTAGTTTCAGCGTTCCACTGCCACAGCGGCATCCAGGATGCGCGCGGCCACCTCCAACTTGGTGCCTTGGGGAACCTCGGTCACACCACCGTCCGCGGTCAGGATCCACCCCTCGTTCCGCGTCTGCCCGAAGACTTTCCCATGCCCGACCTCATTACACATCAGCAGGTCACAGCCCTTGCGCTCAAGTTTGGCGCGCGCGTAATCCAACGCACTGGTCTCTGCATCACCGGTCTCGGCGGCGAACCCGACGATCACGGGATCAGAGGCGAGCTCACCTTCTTCCCTGCGACGGACCGTGGTTTTCAGAATGTCCAGGTTCTCCACCAGGTGCACGGTGGTCAACGCCCCCTCATCAGCGCCCTTCTTCAGTTTGGAATCAGCCTGGGTATCCGGGCGGAAATCCGCCACGGCGGCCGCCATGATGATGATGTCGGACTCCCCTGCCCGTTCCTGCACCTCAGTGAACATATCCCCGGTGGAGGTGACGTCCACGATCTCCGCCCCCGCCGGGGTCGGCAGTTCCACCGTATTGCCGGCGATGATGGTCACCCGTGCACCCCGCTGGGCAGCCACCTCCCCGAGCGCGTACCCCTGCCTGCCGGAGGAGCTGTTGCCGATATAGCGCACCGGGTCGATATGCTCCTGGGTGCCACCGGCGGTGATGAGAACCCGTTTACCCGCCAGATCCTGGTTGAAGGTGACCCCACCGGCGGCTGCATTCGCGATCTCCACGATCTGTTCCGGATCCGGCAGACGTCCCGGACCGGTGTCCTTTCCGGTCAAACGGCCATGGGCGGGTTCGATGACGGTGATATTCCGTTCCCGAAGGGTGGCAACATTGGCCACGGTGGCCGGGTTGAACCACATCTCCGTGTGCATGGCCGGGGCGAGAACCACCGGGCAGGTGGCCACCAGCACAGTGGCAGTCAACAGATCATCCGCACGGCCCATCGCGAGACGGGCCATCAGGTCAGCCGTGGCGGGGGCGATGACAATCAGATCGGCCTCCTGGCCGACACGGACGTGCTGCACCTGATCCACATCGTCGAACACCGTGGTGGAGACGGGATTACCAGACAATGCCTCGAAGGTCGCCCTACCGACGAAACTCAGGGCGGCCTCGGTGGGGACCACCCGGACATCATCCCCCGCCTCCTTGAAGGCGCGGATGATGTGACAGGCCTTGTAGGCTGCGATGCCACCGGCGACACCGACGACCACCCGGCGTGTCGACTCGGGGATTGACTGGACCTGTTCACTCACACGCTGCTGCGTCATGCCTGTTGTTTTCCTTCGGCTGGCTGGGGATTGGTTTTCTTCCCACACTCTAGCCGGAAGCATGATCCGGGCATGCTTAAAACACCCAGTGACCACCTCATCATGATGGTGGGCTGGGTGTTGAAAGTGTTGTGAAGTTATGGGCTCAAAGCGCCGGTGAGGGCTCTAGCCTTCCTCGTGGTCGAGGAGGCCGACATTGATCTCACGCAGAGCGATGGACAGTGGCTTCTCACCCGGCTGCGGGGTAACGAGGGGTCCGATGAACTCGAAGACACCTTCATCCGCCTGCTGGTAGTAGCTGTTGATCTGTCGTGCACGCTTGGCGGCGAAGATCACGAGGGCGTACTTTGAGGTGACCTTGTCCAGCAGTTCATCGATCGGAGGGGCGGTGATGCCCATTGGCGGATCGAAGACGGCCTTGGTGGCGTTGGTCTCGTTGCTCACGTTGGTCACTGACACCTTTTCAAAAGATTGTAGACAGTAGTGTAAGAGCGGGAAGGATGCTCAATCGGTAAAGCATACCCCACCGCTCTGTTTTTGGCTAAGTGCCGAGGAGAACAGCCTTGATGGCCGAGACGGCCGTATCCACATCATCATTGATGATGACGTGCTTGAACTCACTCTGTGCTGCCAATTCCTCGCGTGCGGTTTCCAGCCTGCGATTGATGACGTCCTGACTTTCAGTCCCCCGACCGGTCAACCTCTCAACCAGGACCTCCCAGGAGGGTGGTGCCAGGAAGATGGTTTCAGCCTCGGGTATCAGACGGGCGATATTGCGGGCCCCGACGAGGTCAACCTCGACGAGAACAGGGCGCCCCTCCTCACGAGCCTGTCGAACAGGCTCGGCGGGAGTGCCCGACCGCTGCAGACCGCCGTGGATATCCGCCCATTCGAGCATCTCCCCACGGTCGATCTTTTCCTGGAACTCCTGTGCGGTGACATAGAAATAATCTCTGCCATCCACCTCACCCGGACGGGGATCACGGGTGGTCATGGACACACTGAAGTACAGGTTGGGAACGTCACTACGGAGGCGATCCACCACAGTCGACTTTCCGACTGCCGAGGGGCCCGCCAGAATCACGAGCCTTCCGTGTGGTTTATCGCCGGACACCAGGAATTAGTCCTCGAATCCGAAACGCTCGAGGAGCGCACGACGCTGACGGTCACCGAGACCGCGGAGACGACGGGTCTGGGCGATACCCAGCTCATCCATGATCTCCTTGGCCTTGACCTTACCGACCTTCGGAAGAGCCTCGAGCAGTGCGGAGACCTTGGTCTTACCGATGATCTCATCGGTCTCTGCCTTGTCCAGGACCTCCTTGAGGTTGGTGTTGCCGCGCTTCAGGTTCTCCTTGAGCTCGGCGCGTGCCTTGCGTGCCTCGGCTGCCTTGGCAAGTGCCGCCTTGCGCTGCTCGTCGGTCAACTGTGGAAGGGCCACGGGGTTCCTCCGTTTTCGTATGTGATCTATGTACAGACGGATACTTTTTCATACCCGGGAATCGAAGATACACGAGTGAATACCACACGTGTCACCCTGCGATTTTGGATTAGTCTAGCACTACTTCAACAAACACAAAGGTGGCAAGGCCCTTGTTTGACAAACCTGCAGGTCACAGACTCTCAAACAAGGGCCCTGTCCCAGCCTATGACCTGGGGAAACCCGGAAACTCGGCGGCGGTTTCCGACACCGCGACCCGCAGATTTCCCACATCCGGCCCCTGCGCCAACACGGCCCGGGACACGTTCGGGAACGCCAGGTGGGCCATGTCCCCGGCGATGGTTCCCACGTCTTGCGCCGTGCCGCCCTGGGTCCCGACACCGGGCATGAGGATGGCTCCATTCAACCCGGACAGCGCCGGTGGATCGGTCAGGGTTGCCCCGACCACCACACCGATATTGCCGGCCCGGTGCTGCGCCAGGTGGGGTGCATTGAGCGCGGCAGCCTCATTGACGATCTGCTGGGAGATACTCACCCCAGAGGCATCGGTCTGATCCTGGAGCACACGTGCCTCCGGGTTCGAGGTGGCGGCGAGGACGAATACTCCCCTGCCGTGTTCCTCCGCCAGGTCGAAGACCGGCTGGAGTGAACCGAAACCGAGATACGGTGAGACCGTCACGGCATCACTGGACAGCGGTGAACCGGGATCCAGCCAGGCCGTGGCATAACCGGCCATGGTGGATCCGATATCCCCGCGCTTGGCGTCCGAGACCACCAGACACCCCCGTTCACGCAGGGTACCGATGGTCTCCTCCAGAACCGCAAACCCACGTGAACCGAAGCGCTCATAGAACGCCACCTGGGGTTTGACCAGTGCGACGGTGTCGGCGAACGCCTCCACACAGATGCGGGAGAACTCCGCCAGTCCCGTCGCATCGACCGGGAGCCCCCAGGCCCGCAGGAGGCTCTCATGGGGATCGATACCCACACATAGCCGGCCACGGGTGGACGCGGCGTCGAGGAGATTTTCTCCGAACGTCTGCGTCAAGACACTCAGGCCTTCACCGCGTGGTCGAGTTCCTGCAGCGCACGGACGGTGAGCTCACCGCGTCGCAGGGCCTCAATACCCTGCACCGCCGCAGTGACACCCTGCACGGTGGTCACCAGCGGGACACCGACGGTGACGGCGGAACCACGGATCTCGTAGCCGTCGTGGCGGGCACCCGCGGAACCGGCCGGGGTGTTGAGGATGAGGTCGACCTCGCCGTCGCGGATGCGGTCCACGATGGAGCGGCCCTCGACCCCCTCGCGCACGTCCGAGCTCTTGAGCACGACCTCACAGTCGATGCCGTTGCGACGGAGCATACCGGCGGTGCCCTCGGTGGCCAGGATGTTGAAGCCCATGGAATCCAGTCGCTGGATGGCCAGGATGACACTGCGCTTGTCGCGGTTGGCCACGGAGACGAACACGGTGCCCTCGGTGGGCAGGGTGCCAAAAGCCCCTGTCTCGGCCTTGGCGTAGGCTGCACCGAAGTTGTCGGCTAGACCCATGACCTCACCGGTGGACTTCATCTCCGGGGAGAGCAGGGTGTCCAGGCTACGGCCATCGGGGCGACGGAAACGGTTGAACGGCAGGACCGCCTCCTTCACTGCGATCGGTGCGTCGAGCGGCAGGGAGCCACCGTCGTACCCGGTCGGGATCATGCCCTCGGCGCGCAGGTCGGCGATGGTGGCACCCACGGCGATGCGGGATGCTGCCTTGGCCAGGTGGACGCCGGTGGCCTTGGAGACGAACGGCGCGGTGCGGGAGGCACGCGGGTTGGCCTCGATGACGTAGAGGATGTCATCCTTCAGGGCGTACTGCACGTTCATCAGGCCCTTCACGCCGATGCCCAGGGCGAGAGCCCGGGTGGACTGCCGGACCTTCTCGATGTCCTGGGCACCCAGGGTCATCGGAGGCAGTGCACAGGCGGAGTCACCGGAGTGCACGCCCGCCTCCTCGATGTGCTCCATGACACCGGCGAGGTAGACCTCCTCACCATCGCAGAGCGCGTCGACATCGATCTCGATGGCGTTGTCCAGGAAGCGGTCAACCAGCACCGGATGCTCGGTGGACAGCTCGGTGGCGCGCTGGATGTAGTCCTCGAGAGAGGCCTCGTCGTAGACGATCTCCATGCCTCGGCCGCCGAGCACGTAGGACGGGCGGACCAGGACCGGGTAACCGATCTCATTGGCCACGGCGCGGGCCTGCTCGAAGGAGTGCGCGGTGCCGAATGCCGGGGCCGGCAGCTGGGCGCGGCCCAGCAGGTCACCGAACTCACCACGGTCCTCGGCCATGTTGATGGCCTCCGGGGAGGTACCGATGATCGGGACACCGGCGGCCTTCAGTCGCTCCGCCAGGCCCAGCGGGGTCTGGCCACCGAGCTGGACGATGACACCGGCGACGGTGCCGGACTCGGACTCCGCGTGGTAGACCTCCATGACATCCTCGAAGGTCAGGGGCTCGAAGTAGAGACGGTCGGCGGTGTCGTAGTCGGTGGAGACGGTCTCCGGGTTGCAGTTGACCATGACGGTCTCATAACCCACGCGGGACAGTTCCAGGGCCGCGTGCACACAGGAGTAGTCGAATTCGATGCCCTGGCCGATGCGGTTCGGGCCGGAGCCCAGGATCAGGACCTTTTCGCGCTCGGTCTGCGGGGCGACCTCGGATTCCGCGGCCGGATCCAGCTCGTAGGCCGAGTAGTGGTACGGGGTCTTGGCCTCGAACTCGGCGGCGCAGGTGTCCACGGTCTTGAATACCGGGCGGATACCCAGGGAGTGACGCAGGCGGCGCACCCCGTCCTCACCGGCGAGTTCCGGACGCACAGCGGCGATCTGGAGGTCAGACAGGCCCATGAACTTGGCCTCACGCAGGAGTGCCTCGTCCAGGACGGGTGCGTCCTCCAGCTTCTCGCGGAAGTCCACGAGTGCCTTCAGCTCCGCCAGGAACCACGGGTCGATGGAGGAGGCGTCGTAAAGCTCCTCGATGGTGGCGCCGAGCCGCATGGCGAGCTCGACATCGTAGAGACGGCCCTCGGTCGGGCGGCGCAGATCCTCCAGGACGGCCTGGAGATCGGTGGCGCGCTCACCGGCGAAGTACTCATCCGGCTTGGTCCAGAAACCGAGTTGCTTGGTCTCCAGGGAGCGCAGGGCCTTGTTCAGGGCCGCGATGTAGTTACGGCCCAGGCTCATGACCTCACCGACGGACTTCATGGTGGTGGTCAGGGTGTCATCGGCGCCGGGGAACTTCTCGAAGGCAAAGCGTGGGGCCTTGACCACCACATAGTCGAGGGTCGGTTCGAAGGCCGCCGGGGTGACACCGGTGATGTCGTTGGTGACCTCATCCAGGGTGTAGCCGATGGCCAGCTTCGCGGCCAGCTTCGCGATCGGGAAACCGGTGGCCTTGGAGGCCAGCGCGGAGGAGCGGGACACACGCGGGTTCATCTCGATGGTGATGATGCGACCATCCTCAGGGTTGACCGCGAACTGGATGTTACAGCCACCGGTGTCCACGCCGACCTCACGGATGATCGCGATGCCCTGATCACGCATGATCTGGTACTCACGGTCGGTCAGGGTCATGGCGGGGGCCACGGTGACGGAATCACCGGTGTGGACACCGAGGGCATCGACGTTCTCGATGGAGCAGATGACCACCACATTGTCATCGCCGTCGCGCATGAGCTCCAGCTCGTATTCCT
Proteins encoded:
- the rpoZ gene encoding DNA-directed RNA polymerase subunit omega codes for the protein MGITAPPIDELLDKVTSKYALVIFAAKRARQINSYYQQADEGVFEFIGPLVTPQPGEKPLSIALREINVGLLDHEEG
- a CDS encoding primosomal protein N', producing the protein MANPRVPAPEVPVARVLPLLGLPHLDRLFDYRISADQHEDARPGVRVRIRFGGRLVDAILIDRTGHTDHAGELAWLDRVISPVVVYPEQTARLIESLTDRYGGVRSDLIRSAIPTRHAGAEDSDISTPWHDLGAVTEPDLSSWSAYQYGQSFVDAVLAGTTARAAWQIAPGDDWALAVASLAVKVVKDGGGALIVVPDQRDVDKLEAALRALVAAKQVTVLNSGLGPQARYRRFLSVLSGQGRLVVGTRSAAFAPVADLKLTVILGDGDDNLVDPRAPYVHAREVLTTRSALEGSSLIIGGHTRTAETQLLVEAGWAHDLVAPRETIRTRMPRIQAVGDSDFELERDPLARSARLPGLAFRAVRDTLSRNEPVLIQVPRKGYVPTLACGNCRTPARCRHCNGPVGLPQSDQHQAAVPTCRWCGRPDTRFRCQACGSPKLRAVVLGAERTAEELGRAFPSTRIITSGGNRVVDHIDYRACIVVSTPGAEPAVHTGVDCYSGDTSRGAYGACLLLDTWALMGRQDLRATEDTLQKWAAAATLVHSHIHGGHVVVVADPSLAVVQSLIRWDMVGAAASELASRREVRFPPAVHMAAIDGAAAALDSFVELVELPAHAEVLGPVDLPPGVTLPGEYDEARFGPPQRMLIRTPLGPRSELGRALRSAQVARAARKNDLPLRVQMDPIHIG
- the metK gene encoding methionine adenosyltransferase, with amino-acid sequence MSQPTAVRLFTSESVTEGHPDKICDAISDTILDALLTADPLSRVAVETVVTTGIVHVVGEVRTSGYVEIPQLVRRKLIEIGFTSSDVGFDGRTCGVSVSIGEQSQEIADGVDTSQEARGDGHFEEDDRAGAGDQGLMFGYATNETPEFMPLPIAVAHRLARRLTQVRKEGIVPHLRPDGKTQVTFAYDADDNPSHLDTVVISTQHDPEVDSAWLEVQLREHVIDWVIRDAGLEHLATGEITVLINPSGSFILGGPMGDAGLTGRKIIVDTYGGMARHGGGAFSGKDPSKVDRSAAYAMRWVAKNIVAAGLADRAEVQVAYAIGRAKPVGLYVETFDTAREGLTDEQIQAAVSQVFDLRPAAIIRELDLLRPIYAQTAAYGHFGRTDLDLPWEATNRTGRLREALGLK
- a CDS encoding HNH endonuclease signature motif containing protein — translated: MVTAGGTTMTTVTTDTTPYYYTVNNPTDPMAVHMTTIRQTDYLAWEQILPDEDADFEHTVATLSISTGLTRNRVTQIILALYQLRDLPGLHALQHDLFHLDTQRLIAICNALFGLNPDHLATVDDHLTDYLTPTTPNQVLPSARAISNKIAAIRDMLDDPRATNTTPGTKEVHISPNPDGTTDLQATLDPVDATLIDDAIRNHANATGKTAAEALVDLILGKATVTVDLHLYTASDLADAPVWAGGIGWLDSCTGEKWTARATRTHDMDKARDKHLNGHDPCHALKAAVKGRDGTCRFPGCTAKAINCDCDHRVNHEDGGGTCVHNLCSLCRHHHNDKTNGRITYFMDPITGIVIWLLADGTWAVTVPEGPLTPTGARWAQTVSQYRTKHRQRWAAAAKAEATEETTQTTGGQDDEPPF
- the coaBC gene encoding bifunctional phosphopantothenoylcysteine decarboxylase/phosphopantothenate--cysteine ligase CoaBC, whose protein sequence is MTQQRVSEQVQSIPESTRRVVVGVAGGIAAYKACHIIRAFKEAGDDVRVVPTEAALSFVGRATFEALSGNPVSTTVFDDVDQVQHVRVGQEADLIVIAPATADLMARLAMGRADDLLTATVLVATCPVVLAPAMHTEMWFNPATVANVATLRERNITVIEPAHGRLTGKDTGPGRLPDPEQIVEIANAAAGGVTFNQDLAGKRVLITAGGTQEHIDPVRYIGNSSSGRQGYALGEVAAQRGARVTIIAGNTVELPTPAGAEIVDVTSTGDMFTEVQERAGESDIIIMAAAVADFRPDTQADSKLKKGADEGALTTVHLVENLDILKTTVRRREEGELASDPVIVGFAAETGDAETSALDYARAKLERKGCDLLMCNEVGHGKVFGQTRNEGWILTADGGVTEVPQGTKLEVAARILDAAVAVER
- the mihF gene encoding integration host factor, actinobacterial type, whose amino-acid sequence is MALPQLTDEQRKAALAKAAEARKARAELKENLKRGNTNLKEVLDKAETDEIIGKTKVSALLEALPKVGKVKAKEIMDELGIAQTRRLRGLGDRQRRALLERFGFED
- the pyrF gene encoding orotidine-5'-phosphate decarboxylase — protein: MTQTFGENLLDAASTRGRLCVGIDPHESLLRAWGLPVDATGLAEFSRICVEAFADTVALVKPQVAFYERFGSRGFAVLEETIGTLRERGCLVVSDAKRGDIGSTMAGYATAWLDPGSPLSSDAVTVSPYLGFGSLQPVFDLAEEHGRGVFVLAATSNPEARVLQDQTDASGVSISQQIVNEAAALNAPHLAQHRAGNIGVVVGATLTDPPALSGLNGAILMPGVGTQGGTAQDVGTIAGDMAHLAFPNVSRAVLAQGPDVGNLRVAVSETAAEFPGFPRS
- the gmk gene encoding guanylate kinase, translating into MSGDKPHGRLVILAGPSAVGKSTVVDRLRSDVPNLYFSVSMTTRDPRPGEVDGRDYFYVTAQEFQEKIDRGEMLEWADIHGGLQRSGTPAEPVRQAREEGRPVLVEVDLVGARNIARLIPEAETIFLAPPSWEVLVERLTGRGTESQDVINRRLETAREELAAQSEFKHVIINDDVDTAVSAIKAVLLGT
- the carB gene encoding carbamoyl-phosphate synthase large subunit, which produces MPKRSDINHVLVIGSGPIVIGQAAEFDYSGTQACRVLKEEGLRVTLINSNPATIMTDPEMADHTYVEPIEPEYIEKIFQKEIEQGHPIDTVLATLGGQTALNAAIQLDRLGILEKYNVELIGADIDAIERGEDRQKFKDIVATIGGESARSAVCHNMDEVYATVEELGLPVVVRPSFTMGGLGSGLAYTMEDLDRIAGGGLAASPEANVLIEESILGWKEYELELMRDGDDNVVVICSIENVDALGVHTGDSVTVAPAMTLTDREYQIMRDQGIAIIREVGVDTGGCNIQFAVNPEDGRIITIEMNPRVSRSSALASKATGFPIAKLAAKLAIGYTLDEVTNDITGVTPAAFEPTLDYVVVKAPRFAFEKFPGADDTLTTTMKSVGEVMSLGRNYIAALNKALRSLETKQLGFWTKPDEYFAGERATDLQAVLEDLRRPTEGRLYDVELAMRLGATIEELYDASSIDPWFLAELKALVDFREKLEDAPVLDEALLREAKFMGLSDLQIAAVRPELAGEDGVRRLRHSLGIRPVFKTVDTCAAEFEAKTPYHYSAYELDPAAESEVAPQTEREKVLILGSGPNRIGQGIEFDYSCVHAALELSRVGYETVMVNCNPETVSTDYDTADRLYFEPLTFEDVMEVYHAESESGTVAGVIVQLGGQTPLGLAERLKAAGVPIIGTSPEAINMAEDRGEFGDLLGRAQLPAPAFGTAHSFEQARAVANEIGYPVLVRPSYVLGGRGMEIVYDEASLEDYIQRATELSTEHPVLVDRFLDNAIEIDVDALCDGEEVYLAGVMEHIEEAGVHSGDSACALPPMTLGAQDIEKVRQSTRALALGIGVKGLMNVQYALKDDILYVIEANPRASRTAPFVSKATGVHLAKAASRIAVGATIADLRAEGMIPTGYDGGSLPLDAPIAVKEAVLPFNRFRRPDGRSLDTLLSPEMKSTGEVMGLADNFGAAYAKAETGAFGTLPTEGTVFVSVANRDKRSVILAIQRLDSMGFNILATEGTAGMLRRNGIDCEVVLKSSDVREGVEGRSIVDRIRDGEVDLILNTPAGSAGARHDGYEIRGSAVTVGVPLVTTVQGVTAAVQGIEALRRGELTVRALQELDHAVKA